One Epinephelus fuscoguttatus linkage group LG16, E.fuscoguttatus.final_Chr_v1 genomic window, TGAGACACATGAAATTAATGATCCATAAAAAGAGTTTTATCACTCTTAATGATCTTTACATCCACAGATTTTATTGCAGCTTGTCCTCTACAGccgatacagatacagatacagataaaaCATTTCTATTGAGTCCTCGCCTCTGTGAAACTCTTTGACCTGTCCTCTCTTCTTTAACAGCATCAAGACACAGAGCTGTTCTCGTCTGAAGAGGACAGCAGCCTCTACTTTACCTACAGTGGAGGGTGCAACGAGCTGGAGGTCAACAACCTGCACTATGAGGTAACTAACGAGCAGCCGCTCTGCTCCCATGCACAGTTAgcttttactggttttaacctcctcatgtgtgtgtttgctgtttctgtgcatgttgtatgtgcccattgtgtaaatgtgtgtgtgtgtgtgtgtgtgtgtgtgtgtgtttccaggtggACACAGCGGCTCAGATCCCCTGGTATGAGAAGTTGTCAGAGTTCAAGTTGCCGTGGGAGATTAAAGGAAACAAGCAGACAGCCATCAACAAGCTCAGCCTCCGAGTCCACAGCGGGCAGATGCTGGCCGTCATCGGCAGCTcaggtgacacaaacacacacagcttttaAAGGTTGACTCCATCTGCGTTCTTTTGTGGGTTTTTCAAAGGGAAATGCCCACTCAGCTGTTAACAAAAAGCAGTGACGTAGGATAGAGCGctgataataatattatagctgaaagggttagtttggattttttgaagtggggttgtatgacgTACTTTTATctatctatagtcagtgtattacatatgGAAGATGGCTGCCAGCGTGCCACCAGTTTGGAGAAGGGGACGGGAATCTGTAGCTGTAATATCACTCTTTaaaaagccaccagactccttcaacaaaaacagtaattttaccttgcagatcacaggagttgctggtctacagctgcatctattggttagtttgtttgtgtgattgtgtaACTTTGGGATCCATGATTAACATGGGGCTAATATTGAACATCGATAACATACAAAGATGGCACAAAGGGGCACTTTAGGCAGGCTTAGAGGTTTATATGTAGTAGCATCATCATGCAGAATCCTATGTCACATTACAAGGAAAGAAAAGGCCTTGAGAAATAACATTTTGATGCTAAAACACACGTACTTCGACCTGATGTTGCATGTAAAGGATTTGATAAGTAAGAAACTCCCACTCTCAAGCTACAGaatgatataaaaatataataaaaattaatGGACTTGACCTTTAAGTGTCACTGTTTCTAATCAAGGTAATAAATGAAGCGGCCTCccttgatgatgtcatttgtTCAAGCTGTCAAGCTTGGCTAAGGATCTTTAATTTTGGACGCAAATGTTTGGAAACTAATCAGTGTCCCAAAAGTCGTGTTCACTGgtcaagaaaaaaatctgaacttcatgTGCTACATGCCACCTGAAACTTCTCACTGCTTTACATTTCCACTTTCATTGTGAGTTTTGTTTTGATGCTTAATTTCTGCTCTAAATACGTGATCACTTTCTCCCTCAGGTTGTGGTAAAACATCTTTGCTGGACATAATAACATGCCGCGATGAGGGCGGCACAATGACGTCCGGTCAGGTTCTGATCAACGGGAAGCCTAACACGCCTCAGCTGGTGAAGAAGAGCATCGCTCACGTCCGACAAGATGACCGGCTCCTTCCTCACCTCACCGTCCGCGAAACTCTCGTCTTTGTTGCCAAACTGAGGCTCCCCGCCCACTTCACACAGGCTGAGAGGGACCAGAGGGTGAGAATAAAACAATATCCTGACAGGCACAGACTGAACACAGCATGAGGACACCTTGtaacacaaacactgacctttgacttcaGGTGTCACACTCTGAATATAATCATCATTTGGTCCAGATGTGGCGGTGGTGTCTGTTTGTTATTCCTCAAAATTAATTAGGCTGAGATACCAAATGATACATGATTATCATTCTTTGTGTTGTGAAACACATACATCTACTGTTTTTGGTCATAGGTGGATGATGTCATCGCAGAGCTGCGGCTGCGACAGTGTGCTCACACCCGGGTGGGAAACGACTATGTGAGGGGAGTCTCTGGAGGCGAGAGGAGGAGAGTCAGTATAGCTGTCCAACTTCTCTGGAACCCtggtgagagaaaaaaacacacagataacctCTGGAACACtggattttcctttttaaatctgGGATAggcaggttttattttttggtgtCCTTGGGGACTGAGAGAACATAAGACTTtggcacctcctcttggctccgttttcaggctttagaaaatccaGCCAGACGGGAGACTTTGGCCTAtgacaggtcatttcagagagagggagttCCTATTacctgttctacaaatgcagatgtacGTGCACATCCCTTCAGATAATGTAAGCCTGATTCAAAGGTGaagaatcctgcagagagaTTTGCTACTTGCAGTGATTGCCTACATACTATAGTTCATCAGTATTTATAACCAAAGACAGCCGATGTTTCAGTACCTCAGTGTCATTTGTCAACTCTGTCTTGCTTTTTATACAACAGTTGATTATTCATATAACCACTGCCGAAAAAAAACGAGATCCCAGCGCTCATTAAAGTCTGTGCACGCTATCACTCCTGTCTGGATCTGTCCCCCTGACACCTGTGGATCACCAACAGTGTTTTTACATTCCAGGTATTTTGATCCTGGATGAACCCACGTCAGGTCTGGACAGCTTCACAGCCCACAACCTGGTGATCACACTGTCCCGCCTGGCCCGTGGAAACcgcctggtgctgctgtcagtCCACCAGCCCCGCTCTGATATCTTCCAGCTCTTCGACCTCGTTGTCCTGCTGTCGTCAGGTTCAGCCGTTTACTGCGGAGCTGCTTGTGACATGGTGCCTTACTTCACGGCTCTGGGATACCCCTGCCCGAGATACTGCAACCCCTCCGACTTCtatggttagtgtgtgtgtggaaagatGTCAGAACAGATTGAGTGGTGCTTCTTTACAGCAACCAAAAACTTTAAACAGTCAAAAATGTTATCTACATCTGTCCCGCTGATGATAAACAAATGGTGTcaaatgtaacttattgttCTTTATAAGcttatttacttttttagtCTTCAttttcttgtgtctgtgtgtccagtTGATCTGATCAGTATAGACCGGCGCAGTCCGGAGCAGGAGGCCAAGTGTTTGGAGCGCTCTGGAGTTCTGGCTGAGCAGTTCTTAGAAAAGGTCCGAGACACAGACGATCACATGTGGAAACCAGCTGGGACCAACACAGCaccaacaacacaacctgaAAGGTAGCAGTGTGTTTAAGTTTGGCTGTCATTCTTTTGGGAAACTGGGTTTAGTGTTCAAACCCAGACAGTCTGAGCCACTGTTTTCCCACCCGCAGCTCTCAGCAGATCAGCaaagtaaaagaagaagaagtaatCACCATTTCCAAGGAAAGAAACAGACTGCCTGGAAGACTGCACCAATTTACCATCCTCATCAGGTAAGAACAACTCAGACAGACATATTACAGCAGCGTTTCTCATCCCTTTTGTCTGTTGTGCCCCCACAACCCTGTCAGATGAGCTCAAGTGATCTCAGATGATCTCTTTTATCTTCCTCCGTAGGTTTGGTCGGTTTTGCATTCATTTTCAAGCATTCATTTGTTACTTTTAATCGTTCACTTTGACTTCTCTGTATAGAACAAACTAGTTTTCATGAGCTCTCAGTTGCAGCAGGTGGTGTTCAGGTATCAAACTGTGCAGTCAGATCATCATAGCTGGTAATTTAGATCAGCCTCACAACGTGTATGCCATTGTGCGTGTTTATCGACCTCCCTCATTTCTTCTTCCCCAGGCGTCACATGTATAATGACTACAGGGACCTGGTCACCTTATTGGTTCACGGCTTCGAGGCCCTCCTCATGTCACTGCTGGTCGGTTGTCTCTACTACGGGGCAGGAGAAGAGCGTCTGTCCATTCAGGACACAGTGGCCCTCCTGTACATGATCGGTGCCCTCACGCCATTTGCTGTGGTGCTGGACGTCATAGCTAAATGTGAGTAATTATAGCTGATTTAGGAGAATTAGATCCAAGGTCACTCTGCAAATCATTCAGGCAGTTAGAGGTTTACTATGCAGGAGTTTCCCTAAAAAAATGTATGGATATATTCAAAATGAATCCTTTAATCAATCCTTTAATAAATGTCACACACAAGTTTAATCTGATCTTATCTAGTATGAGCTGAGTGAAGTTGTGATCAGTGCATTTCACGCTTCCTCTTTAACAGGAGGAACCAGCCAGAGGTGAAATGGTTCAGAACAGTTGGCAAAGTTATTACAAGTTATGAAGAAGTCATCAGACAGATTTGTGTAAGATAGAGTTGGACACGGTGTTCTTGGATCCAGAgttatgtcacagtgaaatcaCAACAGTTTACAGAGATAGCAGACTCTTTGCAGAGTCTAGCCAGCAGCCATTAAGAGTCGAGTTCACATTAAGTCAAGGTCAAGTGACAACAGAAGTTATAAAACTGATTCCAAGTTGACGTATGACTCCGAGCTGAATACTGTAACACAGAGAGGCTCAAGAAATATAGAAAATCTGTGGAAAAAACCATTGGTACTTCAGTTCGCACAATATCACAATACAAATACTGCATTTATGAAGCTGGAGAGCTTGTGTGAGAAATTGCTACAATGTTaaggcagatttttttatttatttaaccagaaaaaaaacctcGAGATCAAAAATCTGGCtgagacaggcagcaacataaattacagacagacaacacataacaaaaatacaacataaaaatatacagccctaaaacaagcaatataaaacacctAATGAGAATACAACATGGAAAAGCCCAAAAGTGTGTTATATATAAGTGATATATAAGTAGTATATGATATAAGTGAACAATTAAAAGCATAAAACAGAGGCAATCACACATGATTACAGAGACCAGCTAAATTAAACCCTGACATTGGCACATAGATGATTCAATAGTGCTTTGAAACGGCTGAGAGGAACCAATAGCTGCAACTTAAGTTATTCAGTAGAAGATTCCACATGTAAGGAGCTGCATACATAAATGCTCAAATCAGACTAACTTCATGTTGTCTGCAGGTCACACAGAGAGAGCCATGCTTTACCACGAGCTGGAGGACGGCATGTACTCTGTCACTTCATACTTCTTTGCCAAGGTAAACCACAGTGATGAAACTGCATCTCCAGTAGGGGTCAGTCTCGCTCCATGCTGACGTACCAGTACAGCAATGTGGTGTTGGAAAGTGTCTCTCCTTACACTTACATCAGTCAGGATCAGTGTTaaataggtgtgtgtgttctgtttatTTGAACATATGCTTCCACATTCAGGTCCTGGGGGAGTTACCTGAGCACTGCGTGTTCACCTTGGTGTACGGCCTGCCCATTTATTGGCTGGCCGGCCTTAACGAAGCTCCGGATCGTTTCCTGCTCAACTTCCTGCTGGTGTGGCTGATGGTCTACTGCAGCCGAGCCATGGCTCTGTTTGTAGCCGCGGCACTTCCCACCCTGCAGACCTCGGCATTCATGGGCAACTCGTTTTTCACTGTCTTCTACTTGACCGGAGGTTTTGTCATCAGCCTTGAGAATATGTGGCTCGGTGAGGAGATTTATTGTTAGGGGAAATAAAAGATGCCAGTCAGTGTGTGGTGTTTTATACCTGTGCGTGTTTTGACTCCACAGTGGCCTCGTGGCTCTCTCACGCCTCCTTCATGCGGTGGGGTTTTGAGGGCATGCTGCAGGTGCAGTTCAGAGGCAACAAGTACCCCGTCACCATCAGGAACATCACCTTTAATGTTGACGGCATACATGTGAGTTAGAAACACATAAAGTTCTGGCTGTGCAGTTTTAGAGTACAAGAGTTCACTTCTACTTATATTAGAGGAAGTTTTTTCACTCCAAAGTATAAATGTTGAAAACTACAGCAAAGAGCGATGATTGTACGTACAAAGTTCTGCACATGGACAAATCATCTCACCCTGTATCCCTCTGTATTTGTCCTTAAGGTGGTGGAGGCCATGAAGATGAACCAGTACCCTCTGTACTCGTGCTACCTGGTCCTGCTGGCAGTTGTTCTGGTCTTCATGGCGCTCTACTACGTGTCCCTAAAATTCATCAAGCAGAAGTCCAGTCAGGACTGGTGAACACATCTGCACCAGTTTGAACCATCAGACCAAACGCTATCTGAAATCAGACGACATCAGAGTCAGGTTTTTACTTAAGCATGTGTTTTTTTCAGCAGTGGAAGGAGGTAGTTTGGGTTCTAGTCGACTGGTTCGACACTGAGCCATGCTTTCCATTGTCACTTTAATACGAGGACAGTTGGCAGTGGGAAAAGTGCTTTGAGGTcatgtgtgtaggatttggtggCATGTAGCAGTGAtgttgcagattgcagccaaccAAAATTTCTCCCaagtgccaagtgtgtaggagaattATGGCgggcaacatgaaaacatggaaaTGCAAGAGCCagtggtttgtccattctgaccTACTGTAGTTACAAAATGGCAGACTActtggaagaggacctgctccgcATGTAGATATACACGGCTctttctaaggtaatgaaaacacagtgactttttattttcaggtgatgaaTATTATTAGTTAATgaatcataaaaacatattatcATATTAACTCCATCTCTGCCGTTATAGCCCtttaaatcccacacactggacctttaatttggGGGAGAAAAGTCACAGTTTTTgaattcacatttttacaataacaTCAGAgactgcactgcactcttttaATGGTAGACACATATGAAATAACTCCCCTGGCACCTTGATCGAATGTTTAAGTAACTCTTCTTGACGTATGAAATAATACCCAACAGTtgaaacatggggaaaaagtTTCAAAGGACTTGTTGCAGTACTGCTGTGTGCTGCTGGATGGCAGCAGAGCACTGCACTTACATCAAAGTTAAACTGATGATTTATTTTCTCGTCCTCTCTTCTCCGTCTTGGCAAATGATTAGAGCGCCACTTTGGCAGATATCCATCTGCAGCTTTTGCTTGTTCCATTTtcaatcttcttttttttctatagctttatcttcttttttttgtatatgTAAGGTTATTAAGCTTAACAATGTGTGTGCCAGTATAGGGAGCACTGAAAAAAAGGCCTAGTAGAGATTTAGTAAGTCacactcagaaaaaaaagagcttgTACTTGTGTCCTCATAGATTGAAGATTATGTaagctgtgtgtttttgcactgGTGCAAGAGcctgataaatattttactgACGTGGTTTGGGTCCAAATTAGTAAAGTATTAAATCAAATTGCTCCACttgagtgtgtttatttttgtctctctgCTTTCCTTTGGCCTGGTCATTCAGTTACATGATAGTTAGTCGTAGCTCTGCAGTTTTATAACAATGTTCTGGTTATttcagcagcacacacagtgacatcatacAGGGAAAAACATGAGGAAGGAGACACCATAATAAGAAGCT contains:
- the abcg8 gene encoding ATP-binding cassette sub-family G member 8, giving the protein MDTDTGLNHTNSSSQHQDTELFSSEEDSSLYFTYSGGCNELEVNNLHYEVDTAAQIPWYEKLSEFKLPWEIKGNKQTAINKLSLRVHSGQMLAVIGSSGCGKTSLLDIITCRDEGGTMTSGQVLINGKPNTPQLVKKSIAHVRQDDRLLPHLTVRETLVFVAKLRLPAHFTQAERDQRVDDVIAELRLRQCAHTRVGNDYVRGVSGGERRRVSIAVQLLWNPGILILDEPTSGLDSFTAHNLVITLSRLARGNRLVLLSVHQPRSDIFQLFDLVVLLSSGSAVYCGAACDMVPYFTALGYPCPRYCNPSDFYVDLISIDRRSPEQEAKCLERSGVLAEQFLEKVRDTDDHMWKPAGTNTAPTTQPESSQQISKVKEEEVITISKERNRLPGRLHQFTILIRRHMYNDYRDLVTLLVHGFEALLMSLLVGCLYYGAGEERLSIQDTVALLYMIGALTPFAVVLDVIAKCHTERAMLYHELEDGMYSVTSYFFAKVLGELPEHCVFTLVYGLPIYWLAGLNEAPDRFLLNFLLVWLMVYCSRAMALFVAAALPTLQTSAFMGNSFFTVFYLTGGFVISLENMWLVASWLSHASFMRWGFEGMLQVQFRGNKYPVTIRNITFNVDGIHVVEAMKMNQYPLYSCYLVLLAVVLVFMALYYVSLKFIKQKSSQDW